TACTCACGAACATGACCAGAAACATAACTAAAAGATCTGTAGAGATAGAGAAGAGATCGAGGGATGATCATGTGAAAATCATCGAAGCCATACTGTCGAACGATGAAACCAGAGTGGAAGAGCTCATGAGAAAGCATCTGCGTGAAACGCTCAAATCTGTTGTTGACAGCTATTATTCGTTGATCATGAAACGTGCATGAGGAGGTTGCACCATGGAGGTTTTGACTCAAACGGTGACGGTGGGGTTTGCACAAGTGTTTCAACCTTGGAACTTATTGCTGTTGTTCATTGGGGTACTGTGGGGTATGATCTTTGGAGCCATCCCTGGTCTGACAGCGACGATGGGTGTGGCTCTCGCGATCCCATTCACGTTCAGTATGAAACCTATATCGGGATTGGTTCTGCTCACAGGAATCTACATAGGTGGTGTGTCTGGTGGTTTTATCTCAGCAACTTTACTGAATATGCCAGGTACTCCATCTTCCATAACAACCTGTTTCGATGCGCATCCTATGAGCAAGCAGGGAAAATCTGGACTCGCATTGGCTCTTGGATTATTCTCGTCGTTCTTCGGTGGAATCGTTGGTGTGATCTTCTTGATCTCATTAGCTTCTTTGATCGCTCGTGTTGCTTTGAAATTCGGACCTTTCGAGTATTTCTCACTCGCGGTTATGGCTTTCGTCGCGGTGAGCAGTATGCTTGGAGGTAACATTCTGAAGAATTTAATAGGTATTGCCATAGGTTTACTCTTGAGCTGCGTTGGAGCTGACCCAATAACGAGTATCCCAAGACTCACTTTCCAGTTCCGTGAGCTTCACAGTGGTATAGCGTTATTACCTCTTTTAGTTGGTTTATTCTGTGTTTCTGAAATCATCGCCGATATAGAATCAGAAATCGAAAGGATTGTTCCTCCGGAATCGCGCTCAATGAAACTTTCGGAAGTTTTCCAAGCTGCAAAGATCCTCTTCAAACAACTCGGCAACGCTTTGACTTCCTTCGCGATAGGTTTCATCATCGGTGTTTTTCCTGGCATTGGAGGTGCAACGGCGAACATCATTTCGTATGGTGTGGCTAGGTCGAACTCGAGACATCCAGAGAAATTCGGTACGGGAATCCCTGATGGCATAATAGCCAGCGAGGTTTCGAACAATGCCTCCGTCGGAGGAGCGATGGTGCCGTTACTTGCACTCGGTATACCTGGTGATGCGGTCACTGCGATATTGCTTGGAGGCTTTCTCATTCATGGTATAAACCCAGGCCCCCTCATGTTCAGGTACAATCCAGATTTGGTCTTCGGAGTCTACGCAGCGCAGTTTTGGGGCAACATCGTGATGCTTGTTCTTGGTATTGTACTGATGAAGTTTTACATCTATTCTCTGAGTTTTCCAAAACAATATTTGCTTCCTTTGATCACAGTTTGCGCAGCTGTTGGAGCTTTCGGATTGAACAACAGGGTGTTCGATATCTGGGTTATGTTGATATTCGGAATCATTGGTTATGTATTGAAAAAGCTTGATTTTCCAGTGCTTCCTATCATAATTGCTTTCGTTCTCGGACCGATAGCTGAGTCGAACTTGAGACAAGGTTTAACAGCGAGTGCAGGTAAGTTTTCGCCCATTTTCACAAGGCCTTTGTCGCTCATGTTGCTGATAATCGCGGCGTTCCTCTTTGTCCTTGGAAGGATACTCGTCAAGAAAGGTGAATACAAATCCTAAAAGGAGGTGTTTGCATGGGCAGAAGGTTGCTCGCAGTGATGGTGTTACTGAGTTTTGTTTCTCTCAGCTTCGCTACATATCCAACAGGTCCCATCAAAGTGGTTGTACCGTATTCCGCAGGTGGAGCCAGTGACGTACAAGTGAGGATCATAGGAAAGTACGTCAAACAACTGTTTGGCTGGGATTTCGCAGTTGTGAACATAACTAGTGGCGGAGGAAGCACCGGTGCTAGGGAAGTTTTGAAGGCGAAACCAGACGGTTATACT
This region of Pseudothermotoga sp. genomic DNA includes:
- a CDS encoding tripartite tricarboxylate transporter permease produces the protein MEVLTQTVTVGFAQVFQPWNLLLLFIGVLWGMIFGAIPGLTATMGVALAIPFTFSMKPISGLVLLTGIYIGGVSGGFISATLLNMPGTPSSITTCFDAHPMSKQGKSGLALALGLFSSFFGGIVGVIFLISLASLIARVALKFGPFEYFSLAVMAFVAVSSMLGGNILKNLIGIAIGLLLSCVGADPITSIPRLTFQFRELHSGIALLPLLVGLFCVSEIIADIESEIERIVPPESRSMKLSEVFQAAKILFKQLGNALTSFAIGFIIGVFPGIGGATANIISYGVARSNSRHPEKFGTGIPDGIIASEVSNNASVGGAMVPLLALGIPGDAVTAILLGGFLIHGINPGPLMFRYNPDLVFGVYAAQFWGNIVMLVLGIVLMKFYIYSLSFPKQYLLPLITVCAAVGAFGLNNRVFDIWVMLIFGIIGYVLKKLDFPVLPIIIAFVLGPIAESNLRQGLTASAGKFSPIFTRPLSLMLLIIAAFLFVLGRILVKKGEYKS